Proteins encoded in a region of the Triticum dicoccoides isolate Atlit2015 ecotype Zavitan chromosome 3A, WEW_v2.0, whole genome shotgun sequence genome:
- the LOC119269621 gene encoding leucine-rich repeat extensin-like protein 1, with amino-acid sequence MASPSQSPSPLHPHQLQQHPLPPHQHPHPQYQAPPPSMPPPPGAPPKAMDLEVTVVSGKHLKNVNWRRGDLRAYAVAYLDPSRRTATRPDDAGGCKPAWNERITLQLPPHLSPHDPSLLLSLDVFHSKPSDSPKPLVGSARSPLRDLLFPASPNPSSDSPASPIITLPLLRPSGRPQGKLRIRVALRERSPPPPEPQYPPPSSSPYYFPAPPPPTYSAPPQYGSDQYYRPSGYYSAPPPPPSQYEYTTGPSAPVEYGRQYEQRGRTEGVTGQYDPRRTEGVTGQYEPKGRTEGVTGQYDQRGRTEGATPSERYGLGAGLAVGAVAGGVGALAIDEGVKYKEEKAAERVGEKVAPAARDDYSEYRREY; translated from the coding sequence ATGGCTTCCCCGTCCCAATCCCCCTCCCCTCTCCACCCGCACCAGCTCCAGCAGCACCCGCTCCCCCCGCACCAGCACCCCCACCCGCAGTACCAGGCCCCGCCCCCTTCGATGCCCCCCCCGccgggggcgccccccaaggccatGGATCTGGAGGTCACCGTCGTCTCGGGCAAGCACCTGAAGAACGTCAACTGGCGCCGCGGCGATCTCCGCGCCTACGCCGTCGCCTACCTCGATCCCTCCCGCCGCACCGCCACCCGCCCCGACGACGCCGGCGGCTGCAAGCCCGCGTGGAACGAGCGCATCACCCTCCAGCTCCCGCCCCACCTCTCGCCGCACGACCCCtcgctcctcctctccctcgacgtCTTCCACTCCAAGCCGTCCGACTCGCCCAAGCCGCTCGTCGGCTCCGCCCGCTCACCTCTCCGCGACCTCCTCTTCCCCGCCagccctaaccctagctccgaTTCCCCCGCCTCACCGATCATCACCCTCCCGCTCCTGCGCCCCTCCGGCCGCCCCCAGGGCAAGCTCCGCATCCGCGTCGCCCTTCGCGAgcgctcgcctcctcctcctgaGCCGCAGTATCcacctccttcctcctccccctacTATTTCCCAGCCCCTCCGCCTCCCACCTACTCGGCACCGCCACAGTACGGCTCGGACCAGTACTACCGTCCTAGTGGGTACTACTCTgcgccaccaccgcctccatcTCAGTACGAATACACCACAGGGCCCTCTGCACCTGTGGAGTATGGCAGGCAGTATGAGCAAAGAGGAAGGACTGAGGGTGTGACTGGGCAGTATGATCCCAGAAGGACTGAAGGTGTGACTGGGCAGTATGAGCCAAAAGGAAGGACTGAGGGTGTGACTGGTCAGTATGATCAAAGAGGAAGGACTGAGGGGGCAACTCCGAGCGAAAGGTATGGATTAGGCGCTGGGCTTGCTGTGGGTGCAGTTGCTGGGGGCGTTGGGGCGCTTGCGATTGATGAAGGTGTGAAGTATAAGGAGGAAAAGGCGGCAGAGAGGGTGGGAGAGAAGGTGGCTCCTGCCGCAAGGGACGATTACAGCGAGTATCGTCGAGAGTATTGA
- the LOC119269622 gene encoding protein ENHANCED PSEUDOMONAS SUSCEPTIBILITY 1-like, protein MAQMLSAMTMTMDTVPTAPAIMPAQPICLDAPLSGSGIAVLSRQAVHPDGPPSALGDLTLSVSDLPMLSCHYIQKGLFFPAPDVPMASLVSLLVSSLSRALAVFPALAGRFVTLPDDRIVIRCNDAGVEFRHAVAPALSLNDFLVPNADVPTRLTKDLFPMDRTVSYEGHRRPLTSFQLTVLGDGAVFIGIVANHAVVDGTSFWHFYNTWAALCRGASPRLPDFRRNFFGESTAVLRFAGGVGPAVTFDADAPLRERIFHFSRDAIRELKAIANRRSSAGQDAEVYGKMAHDPKNQEARGEISSFQSLCAQIWISTTRARKQLDADATTTLRLAVNCRHRLRPAVSPAYFGNAIQSAPTTATVAELASNDLRWAASRLNASLAAYGDEAIRGAAAAWQAAPRCFPLGNPDGAVVTMGSSNRFPMYEGNDFGWGRPLAVRSGRANKFDGKMSAFPGRSGDDSVDIEVCLAPDTMAALLRDDEFMQYVSCPAHLL, encoded by the coding sequence ATGGCCCAGATGCTCTCCGCCATGACCATGACGATGGACACCGTCCCCACCGCCCCCGCCATTATGCCCGCCCAGCCCATCTGCCTGGACGCGCCGCTGTCGGGCTCGGGCATCGCCGTGCTGTCGAGGCAGGCCGTGCACCCGGACGGCCCGCCGTCGGCGCTCGGGGACCTCACGCTCTCCGTCTCCGACCTGCCCATGCTGTCCTGCCACTACATCCAGAAGGGCCTCTTCTTCCCCGCCCCCGACGTCCCCATGGCCTCCCTCGTCTCGCTCCTCGTCTCGTCGCTCTCCCGCGCGCTCGCCGTCTTCCCGGCCCTCGCCGGCCGCTTCGTCACCCTCCCCGACGACCGCATCGTCATCCGATGCAACGACGCCGGCGTCGAGTTCCGCCACGCCGTGGCGCCGGCCCTGTCGCTCAACGACTTCCTCGTGCCCAACGCCGACGTCCCCACCAGGCTGACCAAGGACCTGTTCCCCATGGACCGCACCGTGAGCTACGAGGGCCACCGCCGCCCTCTCACGTCGTTCCAGCTCACCGTGCTCGGTGATGGCGCCGTCTTCATCGGCATCGTCGCCAACCACGCCGTCGTGGACGGCACCTCCTTCTGGCACTTTTATAACACCTGGGCCGCCCTTTGCCGCGGCGCGTCGCCCAGGCTGCCGGACTTCCGCCGCAACTTCTTTGGCGAGTCAACGGCCGTCCTTCGCTTTGCCGGCGGCGTGGGCCCCGCCGTGACCTTTGACGCGGACGCGCCCCTTCGCGAGAGAATCTTCCACTTCAGCAGGGACGCAATTCGCGAGCTGAAGGCGATAGCCAACCGTCGGTCGAGCGCCGGTCAAGATGCCGAGGTTTACGGCAAGATGGCGCACGACCCGAAGAACCAGGAGGCCCGCGGCGAGATCTCGTCGTTCCAGTCACTGTGCGCGCAGATATGGATCTCGACGACGCGCGCGCGGAAGCAGCTCGACGCCGACGCGACGACGACGCTACGCCTGGCGGTGAACTGCCGTCACCGGCTGCGCCCGGCGGTCTCCCCGGCCTACTTCGGGAACGCCATCCAGAGCGCGCcgacgacggcgacggtggcggAGCTGGCGTCCAACGACCTGCGGTGGGCGGCGTCGAGGCTGAACGCGAGCCTGGCGGCGTACGGCGACGAGGCGATACGCGGGGCCGCGGCGGCGTGGCAGGCGGCGCCCCGGTGCTTCCCGCTGGGCAACCCGGACGGCGCGGTGGTGACGATGGGCAGCTCCAACCGGTTCCCGATGTACGAGGGCAACGACTTCGGGTGGGGCCGCCCCCTGGCGGTGCGCAGCGGGCGCGCCAACAAGTTCGACGGCAAGATGTCGGCGTTCCCGGGCCGCTCCGGGGACGACAGCGTGGACATCGAGGTGTGCCTCGCGCCGGACACGATGGCGGCGCTGCTCCGCGACGACGAGTTCATGCAGTACGTGTCGTGCCCGGCGCACCTGTTGTGA